Genomic window (Capricornis sumatraensis isolate serow.1 chromosome 16, serow.2, whole genome shotgun sequence):
gtgGCCCCTCCATCTGCGCGTCTGGCCCGCACCTCCTGCACCGCCTCCCTTCGTGGCGGGCTTCCCCGCAGGATGTGGTCACAAGACTCGGCCTGCAGGGCCTCCTCACGACACAGAAAGCCACGGTGCTTCCCGCCAGCAGGGGGACACACATCAGTTTAAGTGATGACCACGGTCACACCACCACCGACACGCTGCTGCGGGGCGCTCCCCGAGGCGGTTCCCGTTTAGCGAAGGCGTGCTGTGTGCCGGGCCCAGCGCTAGGCGCCTTCGTCCTCACCGCAGCCCTGAGGGGCAGGCGGCTTTTTAATGGAGAAGCCGACAAGGGGAGCTGCCAATGCGCCGGGCTGACCGGAGGGCCCGCCCCACCGCCCGCGCGCTCAGCCCCTCGGCCGTGTCAGCGGGGTCGGAGGTCTCTCCCTGCGCCCGACGCAGACATGTGAGCACACAGCTCCCCATCAGCGCACGCCAGTCCTCTCTCACACGCCCCTCTCACCCCCTGCTCCCCAGCAAGCTCCAGCTGCACCCCGAAATCCCAGGTGGAATAAAGATGGCTGGCTGGACACCAGCGCACACCGGCTCACACACGGCAGCGTCCGATGGAATGCTGGGCCCTGAAACTGCTGACTGTGTCCATCAGCAAACTTGTTTCAAACAGGCTCTTCCAGTTAACAGGGCTGGCTGTCCCTGGAGCCTGCCCGTGGCCTTCCGCCAGCGGCTGGCCCTGGCCTCACTCAGGCGCCGCATCGTGTCCCCTCGAGGGCAGCCCCAGGGCCCGGTCAGGCAGGGGCCGCAGTCTGGGGTCTCGCCTCCTGCTCACAGCAGCTCCAGGCATCCATGTCCCATTTCTCTGAAGCTCTTgggccctggagaaggagcagCCGCGTGTGGAGACCCTATTCCCCTCACCACGTGAACGGGCTCTCCTCACAGCGCCCCCCAGAAAGGGCAGCCATGGGGAGGTGGGCCGTAAGTCTCAGCTCACCCATGAGGGCTCGGCGACTAACACCTGAAAACTAGTTAAGTTGTTTAATAAATCAGCAGCTCATAAGCTTTCTCTCCTGCATGGGTAGCTCCAACCTGCTTCCCTTAGTCAGAGAGGCAGGTGGCCTCACAAGAGCGGTTTGCCAGCAGGAATGTGTTCCTGTTCACCTTTTTCAAAACTATTTATTGCATTTTCTATGCACCAGGCACCGTGCTGGGTGCTGAGGGTGGGGAAGGCGGACATGGCACGGTCCAGGCCTGGGGGCAAGATCTGCCATTCCAGCAAGGAGACAAAGCAAACCAGCCGCACAGAGACGCCCTCACTGGATAAGCACCCCAGAGGAGTCCGGGGTGCCTGAAAGTGTGTAACGGGGTCTCGCCTGGTCTAGGAAGAACTGCCAGAGGAGGGGACATTCGAGCTGAGACACGCGAGTGTCATCTCTCACAAGAGTGGGCCATGAGGGCCCCTGCTCCCTGGATGCTGTGTGTTGAGGACTCACTGGGAGCTGAGCCGACCCGCAGAGAAGGGGGCGCACGGTGAGGGGACCCAGGGTGTCCTCCCCACCTGACCTGCGCCCCTCCACCCTGTATGCAGAGTTCCTGGAGAGCGTGGCCGCCATCTATCAGGACCTCCTGTCGGGCAAGAACCCCAACACGGTGATTGTGCCCACGTCGTCCAGTGGGCAGCACCGCCAGCGGCCTTCCGTGGGCGAGGCAGGCACACTGGAGGGCGTGGAAGCCTCACTGTTCTACCAGTGCCTGGAGAACCTGTGTGACCGGCACAAGTACAGGTGAgagcccgccccagccccccggGGCTGCAGGCGCGGGCGCCAGCTCGGACCCCCCAGCAGCCTCTCCTGACGGCTGGCCGGGGCTCCAAGGCCCTTGACGGTCATCGTATTGAATGTGAATCAGCACCATTTGCCCCCAGTCCAGGCTCATGATtgacaagcttcccaggtggctcatgggGGCCAGATTGCTTCCATTTGGGCAAGATCAGCTgttaatgggagaaggcaatggcaccccactccagcactcttgcctggagaataccatggacagaggagcctggtaggctgcagtccatgggtcgcaaagagtcagacatgactgagcgacttcactttcacttttcactttcatgcattggagaaggaaatggcaacccactccagtattcttgcctagagaatcccagggacaggggagcctggtgggctgccgtctctggggtcgcacagagttgggcatgactgaagtgacttagcagcagcagcagcagctgttaatgggagaaggcaatggcaccccactccagcactcttgcctggagaatcccatggacagaggagcctggtgggctgcagtccatggggtcactaagagtaagacacaactgaagcgacctagcagcagcagcagctgttaatGACCAGCTTGGGCCCCTTCTTCTTGCCAGGTGATTGATTGGTCTTGActttttaaagagaagggaaaaaatatccACCGTGTGCAGAATTCATCCTCCAGAAAAAGAGGGTAGCTGTCCTGTGTAGCACGAAGTCCCCTTGGGGACAGAGAAGCCAGCTTGTCTCCTCCGAGAGGAGGCATCACCCAGCgccttccccatcccccacccctgccagtgAAGCACCGATCGGTGAACATACCAGCCTTTCTGTCCAGTCAAGGCCTTGCTCCGAGGgttctgccaggctccccagagCCTTAGGGTTCCCAGGGCAGGCAGGTCCCTTGGTTTTTGCCctcctaagggcttcccaggtggtactagtggtaaaaaatctgcctgccaaggcaggagactcaagagacgcaggtttgatccccaggttgggaagatcccctggaggaggaaattgcaacccactccagtattcctgcctggagaatcccatggacagaggagcctggcaggctacagtccacggggtcccaaagagtcggacctgacttagTGGCAGAAAACACCCTCCTAAGCCTGAAGGTCTGGGTGAGAAGATGGCGTCAGACTTAACTAGTGTTTGAATCTGTGTTCTCTCCTCTAGCTGCCCACCCCCGGCGCTGGTCAAAGAGGTCCTCAGCAACGTTCAGAGACTGACCTTCTACGGCTTCCTTGTGGCCCTCTCAAAGCATCACGGGATCAACCAAGCCCTAGGTAAGCCAGAGCCAGCCACCTCAGCCCTGGCAGCGGAAAGCCACGTAGGAGCCGGAGTGTTGGTGGACAGAGTCCccacaggggacacagatttgccAGGTGTGCCTTGATTCCTCAGGGCCGGACTCAAGAGCTTCCCCTGCTCCCGTGCTGATGGATGGCCTCCCCTACCCGGGTCCTGCCCCAACATGAAGCAGCCTCAGCCTCCCCAGGGCAGAGGCATGctcagcaccccccaccccataggATCCCCGACTCTGCTGTGGGCACTGGCCTGCAGGCTGGGCAGACACAGGCTATTTATTCAGTGGCTCCGGAGCTTATATTTCAGAGACCTGAACCCCATTTGTAAGCAGGGCAAAGGTGTCTTAGGAGACCTTTTTTTCccatctgggaaaaaaaaaattactagtcTGAAagggagtggggaaaaaaagggcGGTGGTGGATGGAGGCTGGCTCCGGCTGTTCTTCCTGTCCATCGTTTCATCCTCACTGGTccgccttcccctcccaccttcctccgcCCCCTCCCGCACCTGCTGCCCTCCCGGGGAGGGGCCACCAGGCTGACATCACCACCCCCAGAGCTTGAGAGGGTTCTTCTTCCTATTTTTCAAACAAGAGCGCATCCGCCTGctccttttttaaaactgtttgtttttttggctgtactgggtctttgtcgctgcgtgcaatctttctctagttgtggaagccggggctcctctctagttttggtgcacgggcttctctttgcggtggcttctcctgttgcgacATGCCAGCTCTAGGGGAAgtggccttcagtagttgtggagcgtGGACCTTAGTTACCCGGCCAGCGATGGAGCTCACATCCCCTGCAGCGCTGGGCCAGTGGGAGACAGAAAGAAGCATAGGGTCCGTCctcacctgcgtctcctgtgtatGGAAAAGCGACCTGAGCTACCCCAGGTGCAGCCAGCTGTGGAGGGGGGGCTGTGCTGTTCCTAGTCCTCAAAGCGGGATACACGCATACAGGCACACGAGGGCTCCATCACACAGTGTGATCACCACTAACACCAAAGGGGCCAAGAAGCATCATCTGAAAAGGTCAGGAACTGCAGAGCCAGATGGACAATTTTAAGATTGAGGCTTCCCGGGGACCACCACTGTTCACTAGCTTCTGACCAGGAGTGCGGCTCTTTTAAGTTTGCTGATAAGAATCTTTCTATCTGCAGACTCCAGCTCTACCTTCCCTCCCACTGTTAACAGCCCCAGGGGCAGCCTGGACCCCTCCTCTCGCCGTTCCCAACATCCGAGAATGACTGCCCTTGGTTTGTAGCCGAGGAAACCTGCTGAGTGATCTATCAGGGAAGGGACAGCGCCCCTCCTGGCGGCTCGCGGCCAAGCGAGGAGAGCTGGGTCTCATCCTGACCCCGCCTTCCCTTCTCGCCCTGGGACCCTCCTGGGAGGAGCTGAGACAGCATTTTTGACCATTCTGTCCCCAAAGTGGGATCCCCCTGATCTGGAAGCACAAAACTAGGTAATTTCTGGCCTTTGGGGCCTTGGCCGTGCCCTGTGTCTCTGGCTTCTTTCTTTTCAGCTCAGGACCTGGAGCCTCAGGAAAGGACTAAACCCTCAGCACCAGCtcgtgcatgagtgctaagtcccttcagccatgtctgactctttgcggccccatggactgtagctcgccaggctcctcagttcaagggattccccaggcaagaacactggagtgggttaccatttccctctccaggggatcttgctgaccgaGATCGAACCCTTGCCTGtctcgtctcctgcactggcaggcgggctctttaccactagcaccacctcacAACACACCATCTAGTCTTGGAAGACCATTCTGTTTGTGCAGTGACCTTGAGTTTTGGGGCTGTCTCGTAGTTATGAtcagggaggggaggcaggggggtTCACTAGATTTCTCCAGCAGCACCTAGGGCTTACTGCCCCCAGAGCAGATCTCTTAAACCTCTGTTCCCTAAATCTTTTAGATCAGCTCTCCCAGGGTcgacattgtaggcagacgtgaTGATGAGGGGCACAGAGGCAGCTACTGGCTGAAGCCCGGGTGGAGGACCCTCGGGTTAAGTTCTGTGCCCCCAATTATTCCCTAGGAGCCTTGCCCGACAGAGGGGACCTGATGCACGACCCAGCCATGGATGAGGAACTGGAGCGGCTGTAAGTGTTACGTGGGAAGATGCTGCCCCCTTGTGGGCACCAGACCCCAGTCGATCGATCAGAGCCAGACACAGGCCACTGATCACTTGTCCATCGGTCAGGGAAGGCTTGGGGGGCCGATGGAGGCCTGAGACAGCCTCTCTTTGAACCCTTTGGGGAGGCAGCCCATGGTCTCACACACGCAAGAGTGGGTGAAGGGGTCCTGGTCTCTGGACAAGAGGCACCTCGCTCCCTCTGGGCATCTCCTTCTTCAGGCTGGCGCAGATACCAGGCCTGGTCACCTCAGTCACTGCCGGTCCAGAGGCCAGCTGCCTGCCTCCCAGGACCCCTCCCCGGGTTGGCTCCCCCTGGAGACCCCTCCATCACGCCCGAAAAGTGGATGCAGAAAGCGATGGCTCCACTGAAGAGACAGATGAGTCCGAGACTTGAGGAGCCTGAAGGGTCCTGTCTACAGCACAGAACCCAGCCCTGGGTCCAGTTCCCAGCACCCCACCCGCTCACCTCCCCACCCGCCTCCAAGCCCTGGgacgccaggcctctctcctcccactcccTGTGCCGAGCTGCCCTCCACTGGTGAGGCCAAGTGACAGCCCCAGCCCAGAGACCCACCAGAGAGGTGCTGATAGGCCAAGCTACGCAGTGACCCTAGAAAGTTAACAGCCGACTTTCTCCCGTCAGCCTGCCTTTCACCAGGCCCCAAGCTGACGGCGGATTGAGCTGAGGCCACAGGAAGGGTGGCTTGGTTTTACCCTTTTGCTGGCCATCCCCATCTCCTCACAGCAATTCCAGGAACCATGCAGTGCCTTGCGTGGTCAAGGGTGACACCCAGCCAGTGATGCAGGTATTAGGATATAGCCATGGTAGCTTTCTGCTGGAGGACTAGCCACTAGCCGTAAGATGAAGGGTGGGCAAAAAgaaatttcactttcagaaacCGCTTCAAGTCTCCTCTGTGTCTAATAGTtaaacatgtgaaatgaataaaGTCCCTTGTGTCTGCTAAGTGGTGAGTCTAAAGCCATGAGACAGGGGTGAAGGGAAGGGGCGAGTTTGAGATTTTGGTGCCAAGTTCCAGTTTTTTCTGGCAGGACTGGGAAGTTGGGGGACAGAGGACTACTCGACCTGGAGACCTGTCTCAGATCATGAGCAAAGAGGGACTCACCAGCTGCACATGAGCTCTGCCTTTCATGGGAAAGGTGGCCACAGCTGGACAGAGCTTTCAGGAACAAGCTCAGATGGTTCAAGGCCAGGTGCCCATAACTTGAGAGACAGGCCACAAGAGGATGCCATCACAGATTCATTGAACATTTTCTAAGCACCTGCTCAGGGTTATGCCAGTAGGGGTGCAGCTGTGAACAAGACAGGCGGAGGAGTACCAGCTTCCAGCCAAAGCTGGACAGTAAGACACGTGGTCTGCAACTTCCAGAAAGTAAAACCACCCCAGGACCCAAGCAGAGCAGGCTTCCTCCTCTGCAACTGCCAGACACCCACATTTTCCTTGCCTCATCCCTGCCCAGACCAGCACCCCCTGGAGTTACAGGACCAGCCACTCCCACAGCTCTGCCgggccaggctggggtggggcccagcagtTCCAGGCTGCGTGGCGACCGCTCAGGCATCTGCAGCCTCCAGCTCTCCAGCTGACTGGGAGCCACTCAAAGCCCCTGGCTGCCTCAATCACCCCGGGGGCTCAAGCCCCACGACCACACCCCTCCAGCCTGGAGGCGGGCAGAGAAATCTCTTCACGAGCACCTCCCGAGGACTTGTGATGACTCCGCACTTGGGACATCGCTGGCTTAGAGGCCCGTGGCTGCCTCCACCCATCCATTCTCATCACCCACCTCCCAGACCAGCGGCTTACAACCATCCGCAGACGGTGGCGCAGAGCTGTTCCAGGAGCCCGTCCGGGGGAGCTGCCAGGCCACAGGTCTACAAGCACACGTGcgcgtgcacacatgcacgcacctGCCTAGGGCTCCATTCAGGTCTTTTTTCCTAACTCCcctgagacagacagacagagagagagagagagacacacacacactctcgctctctcccccacccacccGAGACACCCGCCCCCAGCCAAGCCTAGTGCTGGGCCAGCGGCAGGGCTGCAAAGGCCTACCGCCCGTGCACAGCTCTCGGGGTGCTGCAAAGGGCCAACTAACGCCAGCTCTTTCCCCCGCGTGCAACAGGGTGCTGAGGTGGAGGCCGCACCGGAGCTCGTGGCAGCACAGGGCCAAGGAGCCAGGGGCCTTTGGCTGTCAGCGGAGAGACAAGCTGGAGGCCCTGCAGACAGTGCCCCCTGCTTCGGCACCAACGCCCTGCCTGTATCAATGGGAGCCCAGAGAGTGAGGCCAGGGGCCTGCAcggggcagggaggcaggatcCCAAGAGGACACTCCTCCACTCAGACCAGCAGAGGCCCAGGGCCCCTTCGGGGCTTTATTCGACACCACTTTGTTTCAATACAGTCCAGAAAGAAAGTCACGTCCCTTTGGGGAGGGGTGCTGGGAACAGCAGTCTGTGGCGCTCGGGAGCCCAGCCCCCATCACGGTTGGGGGACCCGGCTGCCGGCGGCAGGGGCAGGTGGCACCAAGGATGGCACAGTGTGTGGCCTGGGGCCGAGACCTGCCGCCCCGCAGGTGCCGCGAGCTCTCCGTGGGGGGTGCTGCCCAGGGTCCCAAGGCCAAGATGGTGCAGAGAAGGAAAGCCGAGCTCAGGCGCCTGCTTCAGTCCCAtgtgtcctctgccagcactACGCTCATGGCATCCCGAGCAGAGCCCCGGGCAGAGCAAACCCACCACAGCCACCAAGCAGGGGAAGAAGGGACAG
Coding sequences:
- the CSTPP1 gene encoding centriolar satellite-associated tubulin polyglutamylase complex regulator 1 — translated: MLSPERLALPDYEYLAQRHVLTYVEDAVCQLLENKEDVSQYGIARFFTEYFNSVCQGTHILFREFSFIQATPHNRASFLRAFWRCFRTVGKNGDLLTMREYHCLLQLLCPDFPLELTQKAARIVLMDDAMDCLMSFSDFLFAFQVQFYYSEFLESVAAIYQDLLSGKNPNTVIVPTSSSGQHRQRPSVGEAGTLEGVEASLFYQCLENLCDRHKYSCPPPALVKEVLSNVQRLTFYGFLVALSKHHGINQALGALPDRGDLMHDPAMDEELERLLAQIPGLVTSVTAGPEASCLPPRTPPRVGSPWRPLHHARKVDAESDGSTEETDESET